One region of Termitidicoccus mucosus genomic DNA includes:
- a CDS encoding TonB-dependent receptor — MSAFAAANPTVVRGRVLDTSTGRYLLNAQVRIAGSGLVSYTDGYGEYIITNAPAGETVIQATYGDMTPKQYTITITEGATTEQDFDMERAGSGDEIVKLDTYQVQARRETDAKIIALNEQRNAPNIQNVVSTDEFGNITEGNIGEFLKYIPGLTVDYNAAAARTVTIRGLPPSTVDITMDGFKVPSASFAADGVYSPSRAVEFEQISINNASRISVSKSRTPDQPASALGGSINMISKSAFERSGVYATVRAYANFNSTQTSLSRQPIGPNGHKEILVKPGFDFTYINPLTKNLGITITGMYSDQYNPQTLQQTSWIPSSGGANTEVTPTPATVTPRNPYLASYRVQTSPSVIERSSVGISLDWRATRQDIFNLRYQYNNYDNSFYASALAFDVGGGGGLESGLPPQNTQNWYGPDFTHGGISDIDGMPANRNNAGSVTNSTNYRRKFGNTWLANLTYRHNGPVWNIDAGISASKATNNYRDMDEGYFNNVVAGIRGVIVNFDDITNGIPNRISTFSMTGPAGNRVLLPIDPYILALQNEAADINANGRNQQHSYSYTMRYTPYSNNGTGYRGSVATTQGDSYNETEEAYANAHRLFTAGNIPIRLQFGGNIRRETRDIAMRPNVWEFWGGEPGANGEDPVNRGGEAYRLASHYINDSFSKVPAPYGLGYVQWVDPGKVYDDYLLHYNRDTDIPGAPVASLDPNNWFSQAIVANNTEPFLLANNSFHMEETISSLYIRGDIKLFNDRLWLVGGVRWEHTQDKAAGPRRQPNAIFKTDPATGMPDKTQFSDAFIASMDRFHLAPLAPTPATTYTSLANPYKHAANYVINQIRGEKLKHTYDGFYPSLSATFLLKDDLIIRAGYARSIARPNFMDIVPLVVLPDTTTVSGTSVQQTITVNNSELKPWEADAFDVSVEYYFQKSARLSASFFYKSIKNFFGSTTIPLDPLQAATPELLESYNIDSSLFYYINGNGDRVFNEKVRISTMTNVEKMSLRGLELDYTQQLTFLPDWARGISIFGNATFQSLTGSPLADFSTFVPRTMNWGVSINRPRYSIMLKWTNRSDQRLGNNRGRLISTDNPDTIGVYEGNRIAPNSYEYLAGGTKLDIDAEYRITKGFTIYFTARNVTNEPYVLKRYGDNTPDYAKLYSIQHFGVQMILGVKYTF; from the coding sequence ATGTCTGCTTTTGCTGCCGCCAACCCCACCGTCGTGCGGGGGCGCGTGCTGGACACGTCAACCGGCAGGTATCTATTAAACGCGCAGGTGCGCATCGCCGGCTCCGGCTTGGTTTCATATACCGACGGCTACGGTGAGTATATAATCACCAACGCCCCCGCCGGCGAAACCGTGATCCAGGCCACCTATGGCGACATGACCCCGAAACAATATACAATCACCATTACCGAAGGCGCCACCACCGAGCAGGACTTCGACATGGAACGCGCCGGCTCCGGCGATGAAATTGTCAAGCTCGACACATACCAAGTCCAGGCCCGCCGGGAAACCGACGCAAAAATAATCGCCCTCAACGAGCAACGCAACGCCCCCAACATCCAAAATGTCGTCTCCACCGACGAATTTGGAAATATCACCGAGGGCAACATCGGGGAATTCCTCAAATACATCCCCGGCCTCACCGTTGACTACAACGCCGCCGCCGCCCGCACCGTCACCATCCGCGGGCTCCCCCCCTCCACTGTCGATATCACCATGGACGGCTTTAAAGTCCCCTCCGCCTCATTCGCCGCCGACGGCGTTTACAGCCCAAGCCGCGCCGTCGAGTTTGAGCAAATCTCCATCAACAACGCCTCCCGCATCTCCGTTTCCAAAAGCCGCACCCCCGACCAGCCCGCAAGCGCCCTCGGCGGCTCCATCAACATGATCAGCAAATCCGCCTTCGAACGTTCCGGCGTCTACGCCACCGTCCGCGCCTACGCCAACTTCAACAGCACTCAAACCAGCCTCAGCCGCCAACCCATCGGCCCCAATGGCCACAAGGAAATACTCGTCAAACCCGGCTTCGATTTCACCTACATCAACCCCCTCACCAAGAACCTCGGCATCACCATCACTGGCATGTATTCCGACCAATACAACCCCCAGACCCTCCAGCAAACCTCCTGGATTCCCTCCTCCGGCGGCGCCAACACCGAAGTCACTCCCACCCCCGCCACCGTCACCCCCAGGAACCCCTACCTCGCCTCCTATCGCGTCCAAACCTCCCCCTCCGTCATCGAGCGCTCCTCCGTCGGCATCTCCCTCGACTGGCGCGCCACCCGCCAGGACATCTTCAACCTCCGCTACCAATACAACAACTACGACAACTCCTTCTACGCCTCGGCTCTGGCCTTTGACGTCGGCGGCGGCGGCGGCCTCGAGTCCGGCCTTCCACCCCAAAACACACAAAACTGGTATGGCCCCGACTTCACCCACGGCGGCATCTCCGACATCGACGGCATGCCCGCCAACCGCAACAACGCCGGCTCCGTCACCAACTCCACCAACTACCGCCGCAAATTCGGCAACACCTGGCTCGCCAACCTCACCTACCGCCACAACGGTCCCGTCTGGAACATCGACGCCGGCATCAGCGCCTCCAAGGCCACCAACAACTACCGCGACATGGACGAAGGCTACTTCAACAACGTCGTCGCCGGCATCCGCGGTGTCATCGTCAACTTCGATGACATCACCAACGGCATCCCCAACAGAATCTCCACCTTCAGCATGACCGGCCCCGCCGGCAACCGCGTCCTCCTCCCCATAGACCCCTACATCCTCGCCCTTCAAAACGAAGCCGCCGACATCAACGCCAACGGACGCAACCAGCAACACTCCTACAGCTACACCATGCGCTATACCCCCTACAGCAACAACGGCACCGGCTACCGCGGCTCCGTCGCCACCACACAAGGCGACTCCTACAACGAAACCGAGGAAGCCTACGCCAACGCCCACCGCCTCTTCACGGCCGGCAACATCCCCATCCGCCTCCAATTCGGCGGCAACATCCGCCGCGAAACCCGCGACATCGCCATGAGACCCAACGTCTGGGAATTCTGGGGCGGCGAACCAGGCGCCAACGGCGAAGACCCCGTCAACCGCGGCGGCGAGGCATACCGGCTCGCCTCCCACTACATCAACGATTCCTTCTCCAAAGTCCCCGCACCCTACGGCCTTGGCTACGTCCAATGGGTCGACCCTGGCAAAGTCTATGACGACTATCTCCTCCACTACAACCGCGACACCGACATCCCAGGCGCCCCCGTCGCCAGCCTCGACCCCAACAACTGGTTCTCCCAAGCCATCGTCGCCAATAACACCGAGCCATTCCTCCTTGCCAACAACTCCTTCCACATGGAGGAAACCATCTCCTCCCTCTACATCCGCGGCGACATCAAACTCTTCAACGACCGCCTCTGGCTTGTCGGCGGCGTCCGCTGGGAACACACCCAGGATAAAGCCGCCGGCCCCCGCCGCCAACCCAACGCCATCTTCAAGACAGACCCCGCCACCGGCATGCCCGACAAAACCCAGTTCTCCGACGCCTTCATTGCCAGCATGGACCGATTCCACCTCGCCCCCTTGGCCCCCACTCCCGCCACCACCTACACCAGCCTCGCCAATCCCTATAAACACGCCGCCAACTACGTCATCAATCAAATCCGTGGCGAAAAGCTCAAGCACACCTACGACGGCTTCTACCCCAGCCTCAGCGCCACCTTCCTCCTCAAGGACGACCTCATCATCCGCGCCGGCTACGCCCGCTCCATCGCCCGCCCCAACTTCATGGACATCGTCCCCCTCGTCGTCCTCCCCGACACAACCACCGTCTCCGGCACCAGCGTCCAGCAAACCATCACCGTCAACAACAGCGAGCTAAAACCCTGGGAAGCCGACGCCTTTGACGTGTCAGTCGAATACTACTTCCAGAAATCCGCCCGCCTCAGCGCCAGTTTCTTCTATAAAAGCATAAAAAACTTCTTCGGCAGCACCACCATCCCCCTCGATCCCCTGCAAGCGGCCACCCCCGAGCTGCTTGAATCCTACAACATCGACTCCTCGCTTTTCTATTATATCAATGGCAATGGAGACCGCGTCTTTAATGAAAAAGTCCGCATTTCCACCATGACAAACGTCGAAAAAATGTCCCTCCGCGGCCTTGAACTTGATTACACTCAGCAACTCACCTTTCTTCCCGACTGGGCGCGCGGCATCTCGATATTCGGCAATGCCACATTCCAAAGCCTCACCGGCAGCCCCCTTGCCGATTTCAGCACCTTTGTTCCCCGCACCATGAACTGGGGCGTCTCGATAAACCGCCCCCGCTATTCCATCATGCTCAAATGGACAAACCGCAGCGACCAGCGCCTCGGCAACAACCGCGGCAGGCTCATCTCCACCGACAATCCCGACACCATCGGCGTCTATGAAGGCAACCGCATCGCCCCCAACTCCTATGAATACCTGGCTGGCGGCACCAAACTCGACATCGACGCGGAGTATCGCATCACCAAGGGCTTCACCATCTATTTCACCGCCCGCAACGTCACCAACGAGCCCTACGTCCTGAAACGCTACGGCGACAACACCCCCGACTACGCCAAACTCTACAGCATCCAGCATTTCGGCGTTCAAATGATACTCGGCGTCAAATATACATTCTGA
- a CDS encoding substrate-binding domain-containing protein, with protein MSIRKIADITKLSVATISLALQNSPKIPAATRERVLGAARCIGYKPDAKIAELMSRIRQAAKPGEGACLGVVSLYDASRPWEKSLHLTRMYHGMTVRAGVLGYRLEPIWMRAPGMTPPRIRAILDTRGINGLLCFGSPDIDAEFPHELDRCAIVTQGLSIRTPMHRVINHAYNDTMHALNRAYELGYRRPGLLLGEYEDARGGMANASAYLGWCEHRLGVPHIMPILRMARIEEKPLRSWLKRHAPDVVLIVHTYDVLAEFHAALQCLGRHVPGDLGVVALSQILEGTPFSGMQENQQLMGRWAVELLVSRIINADFGIPAHPRLELVESVWIESRSLRSQQ; from the coding sequence ATGAGCATTCGCAAAATCGCCGACATTACAAAACTCTCCGTGGCAACGATCTCGCTCGCGCTGCAAAACAGCCCGAAGATTCCCGCGGCCACCCGCGAACGCGTGCTCGGCGCGGCCCGGTGCATCGGCTACAAACCCGATGCCAAAATCGCCGAGCTTATGAGCCGCATCCGCCAGGCCGCCAAGCCCGGCGAAGGCGCGTGTCTCGGCGTTGTCTCCCTCTACGACGCCTCGCGCCCCTGGGAAAAATCCCTGCATCTCACTCGCATGTATCACGGCATGACGGTCCGCGCCGGGGTGCTCGGCTACCGCCTCGAACCTATCTGGATGCGCGCGCCCGGCATGACCCCCCCGCGCATCCGCGCCATCCTCGACACACGCGGCATCAACGGGCTTCTCTGCTTTGGCAGCCCCGATATCGACGCCGAATTTCCCCACGAACTCGACCGCTGCGCCATCGTCACGCAGGGCCTGAGCATCCGCACGCCGATGCACCGCGTGATCAACCACGCCTACAACGACACAATGCACGCGCTCAACCGCGCTTACGAACTCGGCTACCGGCGCCCTGGACTGCTGCTCGGCGAATACGAGGACGCGCGCGGCGGCATGGCCAATGCGAGCGCCTATCTCGGATGGTGCGAGCACAGGCTCGGGGTGCCGCACATCATGCCGATTTTGCGCATGGCGCGGATTGAGGAAAAGCCGCTCCGTTCATGGCTGAAACGACATGCGCCCGACGTTGTCCTCATCGTGCACACCTATGACGTGCTCGCCGAATTTCATGCGGCATTGCAATGCCTGGGCCGGCATGTGCCAGGCGACCTCGGTGTCGTGGCGCTGAGCCAGATACTTGAAGGCACACCCTTTTCCGGAATGCAGGAAAACCAGCAACTCATGGGCCGGTGGGCGGTCGAGTTGCTGGTCTCGCGAATAATAAACGCCGATTTCGGCATCCCCGCGCACCCGCGCCTGGAGCTGGTCGAAAGCGTGTGGATCGAAAGCAGATCGCTCCGCTCGCAACAGTAG
- a CDS encoding family 20 glycosylhydrolase: MIDASRHWHDTCDIRRIIDGMELVKLNVPHLHLTDDQGFRIESKTHPELHMLGSDCLYFTQDQICGIIDYAAARTIRVVPEFDMPGHATSWGASHPGLLSGPPCATYTIEQRWGVFDPTIDPSNPALYELLSDFLGEMAALFPDSFMHIGGGENNGKQWNTNERIQKFITENNLKHNHGLHAWFNTRLAEILARNNKTLVGWDEIIHSGLPKNAIVHSWRGPKGVAEAAAAGHRVILSHGYYIDLNQPASDHYGVDPLPAGDALAPDRRELVLGGEATMWSEWVSPETIDSRIWPRTAAIAERLWSPQAARDVSDMHRRLAIVSLRLDETGMMHEKNRTSLLRRLAGDMFAPASPEVLALRMLSDACEPVKQYARGRLQLKSRLNPLGGFVDATVPDSASARDFNNNVSAYLEARKTDSEKAPALADALRGQLAEWHQAAQIVSTRLAKRSPRLKDVAKFANGVLYAIEQTENALLVLEKAPSEVMPSADVKATCDQQLAALTKPSRRALPERCREIREWCFICHRTD, encoded by the coding sequence ATGATCGATGCCTCCCGCCACTGGCATGACACCTGCGACATCAGGCGCATCATCGACGGCATGGAGCTTGTCAAACTCAACGTCCCGCACCTTCACCTCACCGACGACCAGGGTTTCCGCATCGAAAGTAAAACTCATCCCGAACTTCACATGCTCGGCTCCGACTGCCTCTATTTTACGCAAGACCAAATCTGCGGCATCATAGATTACGCCGCTGCCCGGACGATCCGCGTCGTCCCCGAGTTCGACATGCCCGGCCACGCCACGAGTTGGGGTGCCTCGCATCCCGGGCTGCTCAGCGGTCCTCCCTGTGCCACTTACACGATTGAACAACGCTGGGGCGTTTTTGACCCCACGATAGATCCGTCCAATCCCGCCCTCTACGAACTGCTTTCCGATTTTTTGGGGGAAATGGCCGCGCTTTTCCCCGACTCCTTCATGCATATCGGCGGCGGCGAAAACAATGGCAAGCAATGGAACACCAACGAACGCATCCAAAAATTCATCACGGAAAACAATCTCAAGCACAACCACGGCCTCCACGCTTGGTTTAATACCCGGCTCGCCGAAATCCTCGCGCGTAACAACAAGACCCTTGTCGGCTGGGACGAGATCATCCACTCCGGCCTCCCGAAAAACGCCATCGTGCACTCTTGGCGCGGCCCCAAGGGTGTCGCCGAGGCCGCCGCCGCAGGTCATCGCGTGATTCTCTCGCACGGTTACTACATCGATCTCAACCAGCCTGCCTCTGATCACTACGGCGTTGATCCTCTTCCCGCCGGGGACGCACTCGCACCCGATCGGCGCGAACTCGTTCTCGGCGGCGAGGCCACCATGTGGTCGGAGTGGGTGTCCCCCGAGACCATCGACTCCCGCATCTGGCCGCGCACCGCCGCCATCGCCGAGCGCCTTTGGTCGCCGCAGGCAGCGCGCGACGTTTCCGACATGCATCGTCGCCTCGCCATTGTAAGCCTGCGCCTCGACGAGACCGGCATGATGCACGAGAAAAACCGGACATCGCTTTTGCGCAGACTCGCCGGCGATATGTTCGCTCCGGCAAGCCCCGAGGTTCTCGCGCTCCGCATGCTTTCCGACGCCTGTGAACCCGTGAAGCAATACGCCCGGGGCCGTTTGCAACTCAAAAGCCGCCTCAATCCGCTGGGCGGCTTTGTAGATGCGACCGTTCCCGACAGTGCCAGCGCGCGTGATTTCAACAACAACGTCTCCGCCTATCTCGAAGCACGTAAAACCGATTCCGAAAAAGCGCCGGCCCTCGCGGATGCTCTGCGCGGGCAACTGGCTGAGTGGCATCAAGCGGCGCAGATCGTCAGCACCCGACTCGCGAAACGTTCGCCCCGCCTGAAAGATGTCGCGAAATTCGCGAATGGTGTTTTATATGCCATCGAACAGACTGAAAACGCGCTGCTTGTGCTCGAAAAAGCCCCATCCGAAGTAATGCCCTCCGCAGACGTCAAAGCCACATGTGACCAACAACTCGCCGCCTTGACAAAGCCGTCGCGCCGCGCCCTGCCTGAAAGATGTCGCGAAATTCGCGAATGGTGTTTTATATGCCATCGAACAGACTGA
- a CDS encoding beta-N-acetylhexosaminidase N-terminal domain-containing protein, with protein sequence MIPLPAEIRFSVPEARLPITGDFSVALAGINDIRLRSAITRLYSALTIRTGIVFTQTSIAKPGARDSALIIDVHAPSPAIPSRGEDETYTLAITPEQTVLRAPTTTGALRGLQTIIQLVRQDAGGFSFPPPSRLTIAPVFPGAAS encoded by the coding sequence ATCATACCGCTGCCGGCAGAAATCCGGTTTTCTGTTCCGGAGGCGCGCCTCCCCATCACGGGGGATTTCTCCGTGGCATTGGCCGGCATCAACGACATTCGCCTCCGCTCCGCCATCACCCGGCTTTACTCGGCCCTCACCATCCGCACCGGCATTGTCTTCACCCAAACATCAATCGCCAAACCGGGCGCGCGAGACTCCGCACTTATCATCGACGTTCACGCTCCCTCCCCCGCGATTCCCTCCCGTGGCGAGGACGAAACCTACACGCTCGCCATTACGCCCGAACAAACCGTTCTCCGCGCGCCCACGACGACCGGCGCCCTGCGCGGCCTGCAAACCATCATCCAACTCGTCCGGCAGGACGCCGGAGGCTTCAGCTTCCCCCCGCCGTCACGATTAACGATCGCCCCCGTTTTCCCTGGCGCGGCCTCATGA
- a CDS encoding IS701 family transposase has product MMTAGHVTRIRQQLQGFVEEFAEDLGRSERRHWCGKYLEGLLREGEHKSIEPLAARVGCDDQALQQFVNQSPWDHRAVLHRLRQQMRTSASAGGVLVLDDTSLPKQGRHSVSRPPVLRSHGKIANCQSIVTWHWLGATGLHWPLAAQLYLPAEWTADEPRMSRAGVPPAEQRFREKWRLALDLLDEMKPQLPAYQAIVFDAGYGVVQSLLAELEKQAEPYVAQVPGNIAAWPAAAVATLKPARRGRPRQHAIVQDPAMHPLSMVGWRDKLLQEPGRWVQVQLPRADGASVQAVAVRVQASRRGSRWRQPGAARWLLIEQLGEETFKYYLSNLPAGTPLAELVRLAHQRWCATPARTSRRIAIAATTRPARMPTSGQMRKAASLAPCHPRPATGKPTKNDAGHRACRRQNNRADSRAWRCRNAPVGTGVRNPGNPGSPNRTDFLIFKSNLILYLANGYKFVCIRLRSFARLPKSCQK; this is encoded by the coding sequence ATGATGACCGCAGGGCATGTGACGAGGATACGGCAGCAGTTGCAGGGTTTCGTGGAGGAGTTCGCCGAGGATTTGGGACGGAGCGAACGCCGCCACTGGTGCGGCAAGTATCTGGAGGGCTTGTTGCGAGAGGGGGAACACAAGTCGATCGAGCCGCTGGCCGCCCGGGTTGGCTGCGATGACCAGGCACTCCAGCAGTTTGTCAACCAGAGCCCGTGGGATCACCGGGCCGTGCTCCACCGACTGCGCCAGCAGATGCGGACGTCGGCGTCGGCGGGCGGAGTGCTGGTGCTCGACGACACCAGCCTGCCCAAGCAGGGCCGCCACTCGGTCAGTCGCCCGCCAGTATTGCGGAGCCACGGCAAGATCGCCAACTGCCAGAGCATCGTGACCTGGCATTGGCTGGGCGCGACAGGATTGCACTGGCCGCTGGCCGCGCAACTCTACCTGCCGGCCGAGTGGACCGCAGATGAGCCGCGGATGAGCCGGGCGGGAGTGCCGCCGGCCGAACAACGCTTCCGCGAGAAGTGGCGCCTGGCGCTCGATCTGCTCGACGAAATGAAGCCGCAGTTGCCGGCCTATCAAGCCATCGTCTTCGATGCCGGCTACGGAGTCGTGCAGTCCCTGCTGGCAGAACTGGAAAAACAGGCAGAGCCCTACGTGGCTCAGGTTCCCGGCAATATCGCCGCGTGGCCGGCCGCAGCCGTGGCCACCCTCAAGCCGGCACGGCGTGGCCGGCCGCGACAGCACGCCATCGTGCAGGATCCGGCGATGCATCCCCTCTCCATGGTTGGGTGGCGGGACAAACTTTTACAGGAACCGGGGCGATGGGTTCAGGTGCAATTGCCACGGGCCGACGGTGCCAGCGTCCAGGCTGTGGCCGTGCGGGTTCAGGCCTCCCGACGAGGCAGTCGCTGGCGGCAGCCCGGCGCGGCCCGCTGGCTGCTGATCGAGCAACTCGGCGAGGAGACCTTCAAATATTATCTGTCCAACCTTCCGGCCGGCACCCCGCTGGCGGAGCTGGTCCGGCTGGCGCACCAGCGCTGGTGCGCCACGCCAGCCCGCACCAGCCGCCGCATCGCGATTGCCGCAACAACCAGACCGGCGCGGATGCCCACCTCTGGACAGATGCGCAAAGCCGCCAGCCTTGCCCCATGCCACCCACGCCCAGCCACCGGCAAACCGACGAAAAATGATGCCGGACATCGCGCATGTCGCCGCCAAAACAACCGCGCGGACAGTCGTGCATGGAGGTGCCGGAACGCCCCGGTCGGCACCGGCGTGAGAAATCCCGGAAACCCGGGCTCGCCAAACCGGACGGATTTCCTCATATTTAAGTCAAATTTAATTTTGTATTTAGCTAATGGATACAAGTTTGTATGCATCCGATTGCGATCCTTCGCAAGGTTGCCAAAAAGCTGCCAGAAATGA
- the rph gene encoding ribonuclease PH has protein sequence MSQTTAARADGRKPDQLRPITLVPGIAPHATGSVLIGFGDTRVICAATIEPNVPTWMKQQGVKGGWLTAEYSMLPYSTLDRKPRDIAKGRIDGRTVEIQRLIGRSLRAVVDLQKLGQNTLWIDCDVLQADGGTRTASITGAYLAARLAVQKLIDEKKLAENPITDSIAAISVGILESRELLDLAYVEDKDAEVDFNVVMTGRGQFVEIQGTGEESTFSHDQLQSLLALAQKGLKQIAAEQTAFLTKQLLGTLKI, from the coding sequence ATGAGCCAGACCACCGCCGCCCGCGCCGACGGACGCAAACCCGACCAACTCCGCCCCATCACACTCGTGCCCGGCATCGCCCCGCACGCCACCGGCTCGGTGCTCATCGGCTTCGGAGACACCCGTGTCATCTGCGCCGCGACCATCGAACCCAACGTCCCCACTTGGATGAAGCAGCAGGGGGTGAAAGGCGGCTGGCTCACGGCCGAGTATTCGATGCTTCCCTACAGCACGCTCGACCGCAAACCCCGCGACATCGCCAAAGGCCGCATCGACGGGCGCACCGTCGAGATCCAGCGTCTCATCGGACGCTCGCTGCGCGCCGTCGTTGACCTGCAAAAACTCGGGCAAAACACGCTCTGGATCGACTGCGACGTGCTCCAGGCCGACGGCGGCACGCGCACCGCGTCGATCACCGGCGCGTATCTTGCCGCGCGCCTCGCCGTGCAGAAGCTCATCGACGAAAAGAAACTCGCCGAAAACCCCATCACCGACTCCATCGCGGCCATCAGCGTCGGCATCCTGGAGAGCCGCGAACTCCTCGACCTCGCCTACGTCGAGGACAAGGACGCCGAGGTGGATTTTAACGTGGTGATGACCGGCAGGGGCCAATTCGTCGAGATCCAGGGCACCGGCGAGGAGTCGACCTTTAGCCACGACCAGTTGCAAAGCCTGCTCGCCCTCGCGCAAAAGGGGTTGAAACAAATCGCCGCCGAACAGACCGCGTTTCTGACGAAACAATTGCTGGGGACGCTGAAAATTTAG
- a CDS encoding LacI family DNA-binding transcriptional regulator produces MSPRPQNSLKRISAKLGVSMTTVSRVLSGQAGKYRISEETAKAILDYARKENFTPNPIAKGLRLRKTNTIGLVIADVSNPFFASIASEITHTTRDHGYSIILCDSQENLAIEKQSIELLWNRQVDGMIICPVGQSSEHLARYADERRRIVLVDRVFPDIGLPYVSSDNFSGGKLATEHLLDHGHRRIACLQGLRGTITSQTRVKGYEAALTACGVPFDPALIVGDSFDEQGGYLDTKLLLSTSPDITAILALSNLLALGALRALAEEKRRVPEDVSIIAFDDQPFLAHLSPPLTTVAQSARAMGGAAVKILFERMRVADAAGDANKAGLLLPVSLITRKSVHQLS; encoded by the coding sequence ATGTCCCCTCGTCCGCAAAATTCCCTTAAACGCATCTCGGCCAAGCTCGGCGTCTCGATGACCACCGTGTCGCGCGTGCTCAGCGGACAGGCGGGGAAATACCGCATCAGCGAAGAAACCGCCAAGGCCATTCTCGACTACGCGCGCAAGGAGAACTTCACCCCCAACCCGATCGCGAAGGGGCTGCGTTTGCGCAAGACCAACACCATCGGCCTCGTGATCGCCGATGTCTCGAACCCCTTTTTCGCCAGCATCGCCAGCGAGATCACCCACACCACGCGGGACCACGGCTACTCGATCATCCTTTGCGACAGCCAGGAAAACCTCGCCATCGAAAAACAATCCATCGAGCTCCTCTGGAACCGGCAGGTCGATGGCATGATCATCTGCCCCGTCGGCCAGTCCTCCGAACATCTGGCCCGCTATGCCGACGAGCGCCGCCGCATCGTTCTTGTTGACCGGGTCTTCCCGGATATCGGCCTCCCCTACGTCAGTTCGGACAATTTCTCCGGCGGCAAACTCGCCACCGAGCATTTGCTCGACCACGGGCACCGCCGCATCGCCTGCCTGCAAGGGCTCCGCGGTACCATCACCAGCCAGACACGTGTGAAAGGCTACGAGGCCGCGCTCACCGCGTGCGGCGTTCCTTTCGATCCCGCGCTTATCGTCGGCGATTCGTTCGACGAACAGGGCGGCTACCTCGACACCAAGCTGCTCCTCTCCACGTCGCCCGACATCACCGCGATCCTGGCCTTGAGCAATCTCCTCGCGCTCGGCGCGCTGCGCGCCCTCGCCGAGGAAAAACGCCGGGTGCCGGAGGATGTCTCGATCATCGCCTTCGACGACCAGCCGTTTCTCGCCCATCTCTCCCCGCCGTTGACCACCGTCGCGCAATCCGCCCGCGCCATGGGGGGCGCGGCCGTGAAAATCCTCTTTGAGCGCATGCGCGTCGCCGATGCCGCCGGCGACGCCAACAAGGCCGGCCTCCTGCTGCCGGTTTCCCTCATCACGCGCAAATCAGTCCACCAGCTAAGCTGA
- a CDS encoding LacI family DNA-binding transcriptional regulator: MKPHQTNSLKGIAKKFGVSVSTVSRVLSGQAEKYRIGAETARTIAEFARKENFTPNPIAKGLRLRRTNTIGLVIADVINPFFAGIASEIANATRNLGYSLILSDSKGDLTLEKQAVELLWQRQVDGMIVCPASESFEHLARYAKERRALVLVDQVSPEIGLPYVTSDNFAAGKMATAHLLEHGHKRIACLQGRPTTITSRLRVQGYAAALAGRGIAFDPAIVVGDSFDEQGGYLDTKLLLQSGRDVTAILALSDPLALGALRALAEAGRRVPDDISIVAFDDQPYMAHLASPLTAIAQASLEMGAAAVKILIERMRAPDAVTTGGGVLLPVSLIPRKSVRRM; the protein is encoded by the coding sequence ATGAAGCCACACCAAACCAACTCCCTCAAGGGCATCGCGAAGAAGTTCGGAGTTTCTGTATCGACGGTCTCGCGCGTGCTCAGCGGGCAGGCGGAAAAATACCGCATCGGCGCGGAGACGGCGCGGACGATCGCCGAGTTTGCGCGCAAGGAGAATTTCACCCCCAACCCGATCGCGAAGGGGCTGCGTTTGCGCAGGACCAACACCATCGGCCTCGTGATCGCCGATGTCATCAACCCGTTCTTTGCCGGCATCGCGAGCGAGATCGCCAATGCCACCCGCAATCTGGGCTATTCGCTCATCCTGTCCGACAGCAAGGGCGATCTCACCCTGGAAAAGCAGGCGGTGGAGCTGTTGTGGCAGCGCCAGGTGGACGGCATGATCGTGTGTCCGGCATCCGAATCCTTCGAGCATCTGGCGCGATACGCGAAGGAGCGTCGTGCGCTGGTGCTGGTTGACCAGGTCTCCCCGGAGATCGGGCTGCCGTATGTCACCTCGGATAATTTCGCCGCCGGGAAAATGGCGACCGCGCATTTGCTGGAACACGGCCACAAGCGCATCGCCTGCCTGCAAGGCCGGCCGACCACGATCACGAGCCGGTTGCGGGTGCAGGGCTACGCGGCGGCGCTGGCAGGGCGGGGCATCGCCTTTGACCCCGCGATTGTGGTCGGCGATTCGTTCGACGAGCAGGGCGGTTATCTCGACACCAAGCTCCTGCTGCAAAGCGGGCGCGACGTGACGGCCATCCTGGCCCTGAGCGATCCGCTCGCGCTCGGCGCGTTGCGCGCGCTTGCCGAGGCCGGGCGGCGGGTGCCGGATGACATTTCCATCGTGGCCTTTGATGATCAACCCTACATGGCGCACCTCGCGTCGCCCCTGACCGCGATCGCCCAGGCCTCGTTGGAAATGGGGGCCGCCGCGGTCAAAATCCTGATCGAGCGCATGCGCGCGCCGGATGCCGTGACGACGGGAGGCGGGGTGCTGCTGCCGGTTTCGCTCATCCCTCGCAAGTCAGTTCGCCGGATGTAA